The following proteins are encoded in a genomic region of Micromonospora olivasterospora:
- a CDS encoding phosphoribosyl-ATP diphosphatase: protein MKTFDELFAELRDKAAAGTPGSGTVAALEKGVHFIGKKVVEEAAESWMAAEHEGPERAAEEISQLLYQTQVLMLATGLELKDVYRHL from the coding sequence GTGAAGACGTTCGACGAGTTGTTCGCCGAGCTGCGGGACAAGGCCGCGGCCGGCACCCCGGGTTCGGGCACGGTCGCCGCGCTCGAGAAGGGCGTGCACTTCATCGGCAAGAAGGTCGTCGAGGAGGCGGCCGAGTCGTGGATGGCGGCCGAGCACGAGGGCCCGGAGCGGGCGGCCGAGGAGATCTCCCAGCTGCTCTACCAGACGCAGGTGCTGATGCTGGCCACCGGTCTCGAACTCAAGGACGTGTACCGACATCTGTGA
- a CDS encoding ABC transporter substrate-binding protein, whose amino-acid sequence MASTSRILALGAAGAVLVAVAACAPQDDPAPATTASAAAASCTKDSLRTRTPGKLTVATDEPAYEPWFKDNKPDNGEGFEAAVAYAVAEQLGYARGDVAWTRVKFDAAIAPGPKSFDFDINQFSITEERKRAVDFSAPYYQVRQTVIALKSSKIVGRTSLADLRDAKLGAQVGTTSYRAITEVIKPTVQPQVYNSNDDAKKALQNGQLDGLVVDLPTAFYITGAELTDATIVGQVPQVGTPEAFGLLLDKGSPLTACVSDAVGKLADAGTLRQLEQKWLAQAAGAAELT is encoded by the coding sequence ATGGCCAGCACCTCCCGTATCCTCGCGCTCGGCGCGGCCGGCGCCGTCCTCGTCGCGGTCGCCGCCTGCGCGCCGCAGGACGACCCCGCCCCCGCCACGACCGCCAGCGCCGCCGCGGCGTCCTGCACGAAGGACAGCCTGCGCACCCGGACCCCGGGCAAGCTCACCGTCGCCACCGACGAGCCGGCGTACGAGCCGTGGTTCAAGGACAACAAGCCGGACAACGGCGAAGGATTCGAGGCCGCTGTGGCGTACGCGGTGGCCGAGCAGCTCGGGTACGCCCGCGGCGACGTCGCCTGGACCCGGGTCAAGTTCGACGCCGCCATCGCCCCCGGCCCCAAGAGCTTCGACTTCGACATCAACCAGTTCTCCATCACCGAGGAGCGCAAGCGGGCGGTCGACTTCTCCGCGCCGTACTACCAGGTGCGGCAGACGGTCATCGCGCTGAAGTCGTCCAAGATCGTGGGGAGGACGTCCCTGGCGGACCTGCGCGACGCGAAGCTCGGCGCCCAGGTGGGCACCACCAGCTACCGGGCGATCACCGAGGTGATCAAGCCGACCGTGCAGCCGCAGGTCTACAACAGCAACGACGACGCCAAGAAGGCCCTCCAGAACGGGCAGCTCGACGGCCTCGTGGTCGACCTGCCGACCGCCTTCTACATCACCGGCGCGGAGCTGACCGACGCGACGATCGTCGGGCAGGTGCCGCAGGTCGGCACGCCGGAGGCGTTCGGGCTGCTGCTGGACAAGGGCTCGCCGCTGACCGCGTGCGTGAGCGACGCCGTGGGCAAGCTCGCCGACGCGGGCACGCTCCGGCAGCTGGAGCAGAAGTGGCTCGCCCAGGCGGCGGGGGCGGCCGAGCTGACGTGA
- the infC gene encoding translation initiation factor IF-3 gives MNEQIRAREVRLVGPEGEQVGIVPLERALQLAADVDLDLVEVAPMARPPVCKLMDFGKFKYESALKAREARRNQQQTVIKEMKLRPKIDPHDYETKKGHVVRFLKAGDKVKVTIMFRGREQSRPELGYRLLRRLESEISELGYVEAAPKQDGRNMIMVLAPHRATKAAATAARGGAPREREAGAAEAPTAEAAEPAGTTGE, from the coding sequence GTGAACGAGCAGATCCGGGCACGTGAGGTCCGACTGGTCGGCCCTGAGGGTGAGCAGGTGGGCATCGTCCCGCTGGAGCGCGCCCTTCAGCTGGCCGCGGACGTCGACCTGGACCTGGTCGAGGTTGCGCCGATGGCGCGCCCGCCGGTGTGCAAGCTCATGGACTTCGGCAAGTTCAAGTACGAGAGCGCACTGAAGGCGCGCGAAGCGCGGCGTAACCAGCAGCAGACCGTCATCAAGGAGATGAAGCTCCGGCCAAAGATCGACCCGCACGACTACGAGACCAAGAAGGGTCACGTGGTGCGGTTCCTCAAGGCCGGCGACAAGGTCAAGGTGACGATCATGTTCCGCGGTCGGGAGCAGAGTCGCCCGGAGCTGGGGTACCGGCTCCTGCGCCGGCTCGAGTCCGAGATCTCGGAGCTGGGGTACGTCGAGGCCGCTCCGAAGCAGGACGGTCGAAACATGATCATGGTGCTCGCGCCGCACCGCGCCACGAAGGCCGCCGCCACGGCTGCCCGCGGTGGCGCGCCGCGCGAGCGGGAGGCCGGCGCCGCGGAGGCGCCGACGGCCGAAGCGGCCGAACCCGCCGGGACCACCGGCGAGTAA
- the rplT gene encoding 50S ribosomal protein L20, with amino-acid sequence MARVKRAVNAQKKRRTLLETASGYRGQRSRLYRKAKEQVLHSMQYAYRDRRDRKGDFRQLWITRINAGARANGMTYNRLIQGLKLAGVEVDRKILADLAVNDATAFAAIVEVARAAVAAEGTGGAAAQAA; translated from the coding sequence ATGGCACGCGTCAAGCGGGCTGTGAACGCCCAGAAGAAGCGCCGTACCCTGTTGGAGACCGCGAGTGGCTACCGCGGTCAGCGCTCCCGGCTCTACCGCAAGGCCAAGGAGCAGGTGCTGCACTCGATGCAGTACGCCTACCGGGACCGCCGCGACCGCAAGGGCGACTTCCGGCAGCTGTGGATCACCCGGATCAACGCGGGCGCCCGCGCCAACGGGATGACCTACAACCGGCTGATCCAGGGCCTGAAGCTGGCCGGCGTCGAGGTCGACCGCAAGATCCTGGCCGACCTGGCCGTCAACGACGCCACGGCGTTCGCCGCCATCGTCGAGGTCGCCCGCGCCGCCGTGGCGGCTGAGGGCACCGGTGGCGCGGCGGCTCAGGCCGCCTGA
- the pheS gene encoding phenylalanine--tRNA ligase subunit alpha — protein MTYRNDPYDPKQVALLDPDALAEAVADAERAFAAAADPDALTALRPAHLGDRSPVSLARREIGALPPAAKADAGKRVNEARRAIEAGYAARAEVLEREQAARVLVEERVDVTLPYDRRPRGARHPLSVLMEQISDLFVGMGYEVAEGPEAELEWTNFDALNIPADHPARGLMDTFHIAAPAGAESSGLVLRTHTSPVQARTMLTRKPPIYVVVPGRVYRTDELDATHAPVFHQVEGLVVDKGITMAHLRGTLDHFARAMFGENARTRWRPHYFPFTEPSAEFDVWFPEHRDGPQWVEWGGCGMVNPRVLRACGIDPEVYSGFAFGMGIDRTVMVRHGVSDMRDMAEGDLRFTCAFGTGS, from the coding sequence ATGACCTACCGCAACGATCCGTACGACCCGAAGCAGGTCGCCCTGCTCGACCCGGACGCCCTGGCCGAGGCCGTCGCCGACGCCGAGCGCGCGTTCGCCGCCGCCGCCGACCCGGACGCGCTGACCGCGCTGCGCCCCGCGCACCTCGGCGACCGGTCGCCGGTCTCGCTGGCCCGCCGGGAGATCGGTGCGCTGCCGCCCGCCGCGAAGGCCGACGCCGGCAAGCGGGTCAACGAGGCCCGCCGGGCGATCGAGGCCGGCTACGCCGCCCGCGCCGAGGTCCTCGAACGCGAGCAGGCCGCCCGGGTGCTGGTCGAGGAGCGGGTGGACGTCACCCTGCCGTACGACCGCCGGCCGCGCGGCGCCCGGCACCCGCTGAGCGTGCTGATGGAGCAGATCAGCGACCTGTTCGTGGGGATGGGATACGAGGTGGCCGAGGGGCCCGAGGCCGAGCTGGAGTGGACCAACTTCGACGCCCTCAACATCCCCGCCGACCACCCGGCCCGCGGCCTGATGGACACGTTCCACATCGCCGCGCCCGCCGGTGCCGAGAGCTCCGGCCTGGTGCTGCGCACCCACACCTCCCCGGTGCAGGCGCGCACCATGCTGACCCGCAAGCCGCCGATCTACGTGGTCGTGCCCGGCCGCGTCTACCGCACCGACGAGCTGGACGCCACCCACGCGCCGGTCTTCCACCAGGTGGAGGGCCTGGTGGTCGACAAGGGCATCACCATGGCCCACCTGCGTGGCACCCTGGACCACTTCGCCCGGGCCATGTTCGGCGAGAACGCCAGGACCCGCTGGCGGCCGCACTACTTCCCGTTCACGGAGCCGTCGGCGGAGTTCGACGTGTGGTTCCCGGAGCACCGGGACGGGCCGCAGTGGGTCGAGTGGGGCGGCTGCGGCATGGTCAACCCCCGGGTGCTGCGCGCCTGCGGGATCGACCCGGAGGTCTACTCCGGTTTCGCGTTCGGCATGGGCATCGACCGGACGGTGATGGTCCGGCACGGGGTCAGCGACATGCGGGACATGGCCGAGGGGGATCTGCGGTTCACCTGCGCGTTCGGGACCGGGTCCTAG
- the rpmI gene encoding 50S ribosomal protein L35: MPKMKSHTGMGKRVKVTGKGKIVAQQAGLRHNLEKKASTRTRRLTGTVELVKADVKRIKKLLGR; encoded by the coding sequence ATGCCGAAGATGAAGAGCCACACGGGCATGGGCAAGCGGGTCAAGGTGACCGGCAAGGGCAAGATTGTTGCCCAGCAGGCCGGCCTCCGGCACAACCTGGAGAAGAAGGCCTCCACCCGGACCCGCCGGCTGACCGGCACGGTCGAGCTGGTCAAGGCCGACGTCAAGCGCATCAAGAAGCTGCTCGGCCGCTGA
- a CDS encoding TrmH family RNA methyltransferase, giving the protein MLFTPRTPRVAAARRLHRRRDRDETGRFLAEGPQAVREALARPGTVVELFGTPAALDRYADLAARAVGADVPVSPVTDDALAALAETVAPQGLVAVCRHLDVPLERALAGGPRLVAVLAEIRDPGNAGTVLRTADAAGAQAVVFAGDAVDPYNGKCVRASAGSLFHLDVARAADPGAVVAALRAAGLTVLATTGYGDSDLDDLADAGALAIPTAWLFGSEAHGLPAELTAAADARVRVPLHGRAESLNLAAAAAVCLYASARALR; this is encoded by the coding sequence ATGCTCTTCACCCCGCGTACCCCCAGGGTCGCCGCCGCCCGCCGGCTGCACCGCCGCCGCGACCGCGACGAGACCGGCCGGTTCCTCGCCGAGGGCCCGCAGGCCGTCCGGGAGGCCCTGGCCCGCCCGGGCACCGTTGTCGAACTGTTCGGCACCCCCGCCGCCCTCGACCGGTACGCCGACCTGGCCGCCCGCGCGGTCGGCGCCGACGTGCCGGTCTCGCCGGTCACCGACGACGCCCTCGCGGCGCTCGCCGAGACGGTGGCCCCGCAGGGCCTCGTCGCCGTGTGCCGGCACCTGGACGTGCCGCTGGAGCGGGCCCTCGCCGGCGGTCCCCGGCTGGTGGCGGTGCTCGCCGAGATCCGCGACCCGGGCAACGCCGGCACCGTCCTGCGCACCGCCGACGCCGCCGGGGCCCAGGCGGTGGTCTTCGCCGGCGACGCGGTCGACCCGTACAACGGCAAGTGTGTGCGGGCCTCGGCCGGTAGCCTCTTCCACCTCGACGTGGCCCGGGCCGCCGACCCGGGCGCGGTGGTCGCGGCCCTGCGGGCCGCCGGCCTCACCGTGCTGGCCACCACCGGGTACGGCGACAGCGACCTCGACGACCTCGCCGACGCCGGTGCGCTGGCCATCCCGACGGCCTGGCTGTTCGGCTCGGAGGCGCACGGCCTGCCGGCGGAGCTGACCGCCGCCGCCGACGCCCGGGTCCGGGTGCCGCTGCACGGGCGCGCAGAGAGCCTCAACCTGGCTGCGGCGGCGGCCGTCTGCCTGTACGCTTCAGCGAGAGCACTGCGCTGA
- the argC gene encoding N-acetyl-gamma-glutamyl-phosphate reductase translates to MGIRVAVAGASGYAGGELLRLIAGHPEFDLVAATAHSQAGQPVAAVHPQLAGLDVALSATDPAALADADLVFLALPHGQSAALAAALPEPVRVVDLGADHRLRDAVAWARYYGGAHAGAWTYGLPELPGQRTAIAAATRVANTGCYAAAVTLALAPLVAAGAVAPADVVAVAASGTSGAGRAAKAHLLGSEVMGDLSPYKVGAHQHVPEIKQATGAASLSLTPVLAPMPRGILATVTAVPTGAADPRAVLAEAYADAPFVHVLPEGTWPHTAATLGSNSCHLQATVDVDSGRVVVVSAIDNLGKGAAGQAVQNANLMLGLPETTGLPIFGVAP, encoded by the coding sequence ATGGGTATCCGAGTTGCGGTCGCCGGGGCCAGCGGCTATGCCGGGGGTGAGCTGCTGCGCCTGATCGCCGGGCACCCCGAGTTCGACCTCGTCGCCGCCACCGCGCACAGCCAGGCCGGCCAGCCCGTCGCCGCCGTGCACCCGCAGCTCGCGGGGCTGGACGTGGCCCTCAGCGCGACCGACCCCGCGGCCCTGGCCGACGCGGACCTGGTCTTCCTGGCCCTGCCGCACGGCCAGTCGGCCGCCCTGGCCGCCGCCCTTCCGGAGCCGGTGAGGGTGGTCGACCTCGGCGCCGACCACCGGCTGCGCGACGCGGTCGCCTGGGCGCGGTACTACGGCGGCGCCCACGCGGGCGCCTGGACGTACGGGCTGCCCGAGCTGCCCGGCCAGCGCACGGCGATCGCGGCCGCGACCCGGGTGGCCAACACCGGCTGCTACGCCGCCGCCGTCACGCTCGCCCTCGCGCCGCTCGTGGCGGCCGGCGCGGTCGCGCCCGCCGACGTGGTCGCGGTCGCCGCCTCCGGCACCTCCGGCGCGGGCCGGGCCGCCAAGGCCCACCTGCTCGGCAGCGAGGTGATGGGGGACCTGTCGCCGTACAAGGTCGGCGCCCACCAGCACGTGCCGGAGATCAAGCAGGCCACGGGCGCGGCGAGCCTGTCGCTCACGCCGGTCCTGGCGCCGATGCCGCGCGGCATCCTCGCCACGGTCACCGCCGTGCCGACCGGCGCCGCCGACCCTCGCGCGGTGCTCGCCGAGGCGTACGCGGACGCGCCGTTCGTGCACGTACTGCCGGAGGGGACGTGGCCTCACACGGCCGCCACCCTCGGCTCGAACTCCTGCCACCTGCAGGCGACCGTCGACGTCGACTCCGGGCGGGTGGTCGTGGTCAGCGCCATCGACAACCTCGGCAAGGGCGCCGCCGGCCAGGCCGTGCAGAACGCCAACCTCATGCTCGGCCTCCCCGAGACCACGGGCCTGCCCATTTTCGGAGTTGCACCATGA
- a CDS encoding PH domain-containing protein, translated as MSDTQLVTLRPRRIRVVCWASAAALLVVFSLVATSLTGPTGDGYGTFQRGDQLAMVGLGVFGALGFLLFTRPRVEADARGVRVRNVIGSYELPWEVVRGVRFDRGAPWASLELHDDDLLPMVALQAADKELAVEGVRALRRLHQAHLARLADQPTRG; from the coding sequence GTGAGCGACACGCAACTGGTCACCCTGCGCCCGCGCCGGATCCGGGTGGTCTGCTGGGCATCGGCCGCCGCCCTGCTCGTCGTGTTCAGCCTGGTGGCCACCTCGCTGACCGGTCCGACCGGCGACGGCTACGGCACGTTCCAGCGCGGCGACCAGCTCGCCATGGTCGGCCTGGGCGTCTTCGGCGCGCTGGGCTTCCTGCTGTTCACCCGGCCCCGCGTCGAGGCCGACGCCCGGGGGGTGCGGGTGCGCAACGTGATCGGCTCGTACGAGCTGCCCTGGGAGGTCGTTCGGGGGGTGCGCTTCGACCGGGGCGCGCCCTGGGCCAGCCTGGAGCTGCACGACGACGACCTGCTGCCGATGGTGGCGCTCCAGGCCGCCGACAAGGAGCTGGCGGTCGAGGGCGTCCGGGCGCTGCGCCGGCTGCACCAGGCGCACCTCGCGAGGCTCGCCGACCAGCCCACCCGTGGCTGA
- the hisG gene encoding ATP phosphoribosyltransferase has product MLRVAIPNKGTLAEPAAQMLREAGYRQRRDPKDLVCADDANDVEFFYLRPRDIATYVGSGDLDLGITGRDLLVDSGAPAEEVVDLAFGGATFRFAARPGTLTSAKELGGHRIATAYPGAVRRYLDEHGLTADVIRLDGAVENAVRLGVADVVADVVSTGATLRQAGLEIIGEPLLVSSAVLVRRADAPEHPQAAQLLRRLHGVLVARRYVMLAYDVPAGLLDRASSLTPGIESPTVSPLHREGWVAVQAMVQRDDVHRIMDALYELGARAILVTNIHACRL; this is encoded by the coding sequence ATGCTGCGTGTCGCCATCCCCAACAAGGGCACCCTGGCCGAGCCGGCCGCCCAGATGCTGCGCGAGGCCGGATACCGGCAGCGCCGCGACCCCAAGGACCTCGTCTGCGCCGACGACGCCAACGACGTCGAGTTTTTCTACCTGCGCCCCCGCGACATCGCCACCTACGTCGGCTCCGGCGACCTGGACCTCGGCATCACCGGCCGGGACCTGCTGGTCGACTCCGGCGCCCCGGCCGAGGAGGTGGTCGACCTCGCCTTCGGCGGCGCCACCTTCCGCTTCGCCGCCCGCCCCGGCACCCTCACCTCGGCCAAGGAGCTGGGTGGCCACCGGATCGCCACCGCGTACCCGGGGGCGGTCCGCCGCTACCTGGACGAGCACGGGCTGACCGCCGACGTGATCCGGCTCGACGGCGCGGTGGAGAACGCCGTCCGGCTCGGCGTCGCCGACGTGGTGGCCGACGTGGTCTCCACCGGGGCCACCCTGCGCCAGGCCGGCCTGGAGATCATCGGGGAGCCGCTGCTGGTCTCCTCGGCGGTGCTGGTCCGCCGGGCCGACGCCCCCGAGCACCCGCAGGCCGCGCAGCTGCTGCGCCGGCTGCACGGGGTGCTGGTCGCCCGGCGGTACGTGATGCTCGCCTACGACGTTCCGGCCGGGCTGCTCGACCGGGCCAGCTCGCTGACCCCCGGCATCGAGTCGCCCACCGTCTCCCCGCTGCACCGCGAGGGCTGGGTGGCGGTGCAGGCGATGGTGCAGCGCGACGACGTGCACCGGATCATGGACGCGCTCTACGAGCTGGGCGCCCGGGCGATCCTGGTCACCAACATCCACGCCTGCCGACTGTGA
- a CDS encoding DMT family transporter yields the protein MRPPPPAAALALVVLGGAASAAQGAVNAELGERVGEPVLGALVNNLGGCLLVLGLLALPSTRAGLGALRRARLPWWAYLGGLGGAGIVTVATYVVPVLGVAVFTIAQVAGGSLGGLGVDRAGLAPVGRLRLTVPRVVGALLGVAAVALAQLGQPVGGLAVGLVLLAVAGGLAVALQSALNGRVAAAGGTTAGIAVNFAVGTPAIVLVTALAGLFTGPAPRWPGDWYLYAGGLLGVGIVLALMVGVRAVGVLRTGLALVAGQLGGALLLDVALPGGAGPRLPVLAGAALTLAAVLVAGRGTRPPAPPDRPPASPAPPASPASPAPSAPPAPPPASSVTPDRG from the coding sequence GTGAGGCCGCCGCCCCCGGCCGCCGCGCTGGCGCTGGTAGTTCTCGGCGGCGCCGCCTCCGCGGCCCAGGGCGCGGTCAACGCGGAGCTGGGGGAGCGGGTCGGCGAGCCCGTCCTCGGGGCGCTCGTCAACAACCTCGGCGGCTGCCTGCTGGTGCTCGGCCTGCTGGCGCTGCCGTCCACCCGGGCCGGGCTCGGCGCGCTGCGCCGGGCCCGGCTGCCCTGGTGGGCGTACCTCGGCGGGCTGGGCGGGGCGGGCATCGTGACCGTCGCCACGTACGTCGTGCCGGTGCTCGGGGTGGCGGTCTTCACCATCGCCCAGGTGGCGGGCGGCAGCCTCGGCGGGCTCGGGGTGGACCGGGCGGGGCTCGCCCCGGTCGGGCGGCTGCGGCTGACCGTACCCCGGGTCGTCGGCGCGCTGCTCGGCGTCGCGGCCGTGGCCCTGGCCCAGCTCGGCCAGCCGGTCGGCGGTCTCGCCGTCGGGCTGGTCCTGCTCGCCGTCGCCGGCGGGCTGGCCGTCGCGCTGCAGTCCGCGCTCAACGGCCGGGTGGCCGCCGCCGGCGGCACCACCGCCGGCATCGCCGTCAACTTCGCCGTCGGCACCCCGGCCATCGTGCTGGTGACCGCGCTCGCCGGGCTGTTCACCGGGCCCGCGCCGCGCTGGCCGGGCGACTGGTACCTGTACGCGGGCGGCCTGCTCGGGGTCGGGATCGTCCTCGCCCTGATGGTCGGGGTGCGCGCGGTGGGGGTGCTGCGCACGGGGCTCGCCCTGGTCGCCGGCCAGCTCGGCGGCGCCCTGCTGCTGGACGTCGCGCTGCCGGGCGGGGCCGGGCCGCGGCTGCCCGTGCTGGCCGGCGCCGCGCTCACCCTGGCCGCCGTGCTGGTCGCCGGCCGCGGCACCCGTCCGCCGGCCCCGCCGGACAGACCGCCCGCGTCGCCCGCGCCGCCCGCGTCGCCCGCGTCGCCCGCGCCGTCCGCGCCGCCCGCGCCGCCCCCGGCCAGTTCGGTGACGCCTGACCGGGGTTGA
- the argB gene encoding acetylglutamate kinase codes for MSLSVDLTRAQAKAEALIEALPWLARFSGATVVVKYGGNAMVDPELQRAFAADMVFLRYAGLRPVVVHGGGPQISAMLGRLGIDSEFRGGLRVTTPEAMDVVRMVLVGQVGRELVGLINAHGPFAVGLSGEDGGLFTAVRRPAYVDGQPVDVGLVGDVESVDVSAVADLIAAGRIPVISTVAPDVDGVLHNLNADTAAAALAVALDARKLVVLTDVPGLYANWPDTSSLISEITTDELAGLLPSLESGMVPKMEACLRAVRGGVPAAHVVDGRVAHSTLLEVFTSEGFGTMVVSPAAANEEETVKQ; via the coding sequence ATGAGTCTCAGCGTGGATCTCACCCGGGCCCAGGCCAAGGCCGAGGCGCTGATCGAGGCGCTGCCCTGGCTGGCCCGCTTCTCCGGCGCCACCGTCGTGGTCAAGTACGGCGGCAACGCCATGGTCGACCCCGAGCTCCAGCGGGCCTTCGCCGCCGACATGGTCTTCCTGCGCTACGCCGGCCTCCGGCCGGTCGTGGTGCACGGCGGCGGGCCGCAGATCTCGGCGATGCTCGGCCGGCTCGGCATCGACAGCGAGTTCCGGGGCGGCCTGCGGGTCACCACCCCGGAGGCGATGGACGTCGTCCGGATGGTGCTGGTCGGGCAGGTCGGCCGGGAACTGGTGGGCCTGATCAACGCGCACGGCCCGTTCGCCGTGGGCCTCTCCGGCGAGGACGGCGGCCTGTTCACCGCCGTCCGCCGTCCCGCGTACGTCGACGGGCAGCCGGTCGACGTCGGGCTGGTCGGCGACGTCGAGTCGGTGGACGTCTCCGCCGTGGCGGACCTGATCGCCGCCGGCCGCATCCCGGTGATCTCCACGGTCGCGCCGGACGTCGACGGGGTGCTGCACAACCTGAACGCCGACACGGCCGCCGCCGCGCTCGCGGTCGCGCTGGACGCCCGCAAGCTCGTCGTCCTCACCGACGTGCCCGGCCTGTACGCGAACTGGCCCGACACGTCCAGCCTGATCAGCGAGATCACCACCGACGAGCTGGCGGGGCTGCTGCCGTCCCTGGAATCGGGGATGGTCCCCAAGATGGAGGCCTGCCTGCGGGCGGTGCGCGGGGGAGTGCCCGCCGCGCACGTCGTCGACGGCCGGGTCGCCCACTCCACGCTGCTCGAGGTCTTCACCTCGGAAGGATTCGGAACGATGGTCGTGAGCCCCGCAGCCGCCAACGAAGAGGAAACGGTCAAGCAATGA
- the argJ gene encoding bifunctional glutamate N-acetyltransferase/amino-acid acetyltransferase ArgJ, whose protein sequence is MTVTTPRGFRAAGVAAGLKASGAGDVALVVNDGPDAGVAGVFTANRIKAAPVLWTQQVVRGGVVRAVILNSGGANACTGPAGFQDTHATAEHTATALTSLSPRLMVGAGEVAVCSTGLIGERLPMPKLLSGVRAAARGLSRDGGAAAAEAIMTTDTRPKSTVVAGGGWTVGGMAKGAGMLAPALATMLCVLTTDAVAGPDALDAALRAACRLTFDRVDSDGCMSTNDTVLLLSSGASGIEPTQAELTHAVTAACHDLAQQLVADAEGATKQIAVEVVGAADEDDAVEVGRSVARNNLVKTALFGNDPNWGRILAAVGTTAAAFESDGVDVAVNGVWVCRSGAAAENRSKVALAGRDVTIRIDLHAGEAAATIWTNDLSHAYVHENSAYSS, encoded by the coding sequence ATGACCGTCACCACCCCCCGGGGCTTCCGCGCGGCCGGCGTCGCCGCCGGGCTCAAGGCCAGCGGCGCCGGCGACGTCGCCCTCGTCGTCAACGACGGCCCGGACGCCGGGGTCGCCGGCGTCTTCACCGCCAACCGGATCAAGGCCGCGCCGGTGCTGTGGACCCAGCAGGTGGTCCGCGGTGGCGTGGTACGGGCGGTGATCCTCAACTCCGGCGGCGCGAACGCCTGCACGGGACCGGCCGGCTTCCAGGACACCCACGCCACCGCCGAGCACACCGCCACCGCGCTGACCTCGCTCAGCCCCCGGCTGATGGTGGGCGCGGGCGAGGTGGCCGTCTGCTCCACCGGGCTGATCGGCGAGCGGCTGCCGATGCCGAAGCTGCTCTCCGGCGTACGGGCGGCGGCGCGCGGTTTGTCCCGCGACGGCGGCGCCGCCGCGGCCGAGGCGATCATGACCACCGACACCCGGCCGAAGAGCACCGTGGTGGCGGGCGGCGGCTGGACGGTCGGCGGCATGGCCAAGGGCGCCGGAATGCTCGCCCCCGCCCTGGCGACGATGCTCTGCGTGCTGACCACCGACGCGGTGGCCGGGCCGGACGCGCTCGACGCCGCGCTGCGTGCCGCCTGCCGGCTCACCTTCGACCGGGTCGACTCGGACGGCTGCATGTCCACCAACGACACGGTGCTGCTGCTCTCCAGCGGGGCGTCCGGCATCGAGCCCACCCAGGCGGAGCTGACCCACGCGGTCACCGCCGCCTGCCACGACCTGGCCCAGCAGCTCGTCGCGGACGCCGAGGGCGCCACCAAGCAGATCGCCGTCGAGGTCGTCGGCGCCGCCGACGAGGACGACGCCGTCGAGGTGGGCCGGTCGGTCGCCCGCAACAACCTGGTCAAGACCGCGTTGTTCGGCAACGACCCCAACTGGGGCCGCATCCTCGCCGCCGTCGGGACCACCGCCGCCGCGTTCGAGTCGGACGGCGTGGACGTGGCGGTCAACGGGGTCTGGGTGTGCCGCTCGGGCGCCGCCGCCGAGAACCGCTCCAAGGTCGCCCTCGCCGGCCGGGACGTCACCATCCGGATCGACCTGCACGCGGGGGAGGCGGCGGCGACCATCTGGACCAACGACCTGTCGCACGCGTACGTGCACGAGAACTCGGCGTACTCCTCATGA